One region of Carya illinoinensis cultivar Pawnee chromosome 8, C.illinoinensisPawnee_v1, whole genome shotgun sequence genomic DNA includes:
- the LOC122318115 gene encoding putative UDP-rhamnose:rhamnosyltransferase 1, translating to MAETKQQLHIAMFPWLAFGHIIPSLELGKLIARRKGHRISFISTPRNIDRLPKIPPDVAPLITLVKLPLPHVDNLTENAEATMDVPHHIIPYLKIAHDGLQEPLSKFLETSNPDWIIHDFAPHWLPPIASRLSISRAFFSIFNASSLCFIGPPKFPLSASPGTTEETDLGKRTELEHFIVPPKWVPFPSKIVYRPYEAKKLFELIEANASGVSDMFRLNMVYLGTEFLAIKTCMEVEAEWLNLFGELLHIPVVPVGLLPPSPQEGNDNKDSTWDTISEWLDTQEKGSVVYVALGSEIRPSEEDFNELALGLEQSRCPFFWALRKSAGGESVELPEGFENRTKGRGIVWTGWAPQFKILGHESVGGFVTHCGWSSVTEAFQFGRALILLPFIGDQGLIARFLEERQAGVEIPRKEEDGSFTKDSVSQTLRLVMKDAEGQIYRDKAKEMTTIFGDKELQHRYVDKFVELLEKHRRIINKG from the coding sequence ATGGCTGAAACAAAGCAGCAGCTTCACATAGCCATGTTCCCATGGTTAGCCTTTGGTCACATAATCCCATCTTTAGAGCTCGGCAAGCTCATAGCCCGGCGAAAGGGTCATCGTATTTCCTTCATATCCACGCCTAGAAACATTGATCGCCTCCCCAAGATCCCTCCGGATGTTGCGCCTTTGATAACTTTGGTGAAGCTTCCCTTACCCCATGTTGACAACCTGACGGAGAACGCAGAGGCCACCATGGACGTACCCCACCACATAATTCCATACCTTAAGATAGCTCATGATGGTCTTCAAGAACCCTTGTCTAAGTTTTTAGAAACTTCGAACCCTGATTGGATTATTCATGACTTTGCCCCTCACTGGTTACCACCAATCGCTTCCAGACTTAGCATCTCACGAGCTTTCTTCAGTATTTTCAACGCATCATCCTTGTGTTTCATTGGACCACCAAAGTTTCCGTTGTCGGCGTCGCCGGGAACAACAGAGGAGACCGATCTAGGCAAACGAACGGAACTTGAGCATTTCATCGTCCCTCCCAAATGGGTCCCCTTTCCATCCAAAATAGTGTATCGGCCTTATGAGGCAAAAAAGCTCTTTGAACTCATTGAAGCGAATGCCTCCGGTGTTTCAGACATGTTTCGTTTGAATATGGTGTACTTAGGCACCGAATTCCTGGCTATTAAAACATGTATGGAAGTCGAAGCTGAGTGGTTGAATCTCTTCGGAGAGCTTCTCCATATACCCGTGGTTCCCGTGGGCTTATTGCCACCCTCACCACAAGAAGGCAATGACAATAAAGATAGCACTTGGGATACAATTTCGGAGTGGCTAGACACGCAAGAAAAAGGGTCAGTGGTTTATGTAGCACTCGGAAGTGAAATCCGGCCGAGTGAAGAAGACTTCAACGAGTTGGCTCTTGGGCTAGAGCAATCTAGGTGTCCATTCTTTTGGGCTCTAAGAAAGTCAGCCGGTGGGGAATCAGTTGAGCTACCGGAAGGGTTCGAGAACCGAACTAAAGGTCGTGGGATTGTTTGGACAGGCTGGGCACCTCAGTTCAAGATACTGGGTCACGAGTCGGTTGGGGGGTTCGTGACTCACTGTGGTTGGAGTTCAGTGACAGAGGCATTCCAGTTTGGACGTGCTCTAATCCTGCTGCCTTTCATTGGGGACCAAGGATTAATTGCTAGATTCTTGGAAGAGAGACAAGCAGGAGTTGAAATTCCCAGGAAGGAGGAAGATGGGTCATTTACCAAAGACTCAGTGTCACAAACTTTGAGGTTGGTGATGAAAGACGCAGAGGGTCAGATTTACAGGGACAAAGCTAAGGAAATGACCACCATATTTGGGGACAAGGAACTCCAGCACCGATACGTTGATAAATTTGTTGAGTTGCTGGAGAAACACAGGCGGATCATTAACAAGGGTTAG